A portion of the Malania oleifera isolate guangnan ecotype guangnan chromosome 3, ASM2987363v1, whole genome shotgun sequence genome contains these proteins:
- the LOC131151647 gene encoding alkaline ceramidase-like — protein sequence MADGISSFWGPVTSTTEWCEKNYAHSSYIAEFFNTISNIPGILLALIGLINALRQRFEKRFSVLHISNMILAIGSMLFHATLQHVQQQSDETPMVWEMLLYFYILYSPDWHYRSTMPTFLFLYGAVFAIVHSLVRFGIAFKVHYVILCLLCTPRMYKYYIHTEDLSAKRLAKLYLITISLGSFCWLFDRLFCEEVSHGYFNPQGHALWHVLMGFNSYYANTFLMFCRAQQLGQNPKVVHFMGVFPYVKIQKPKTQ from the exons ATGGCAGATGGAATATCCAGTTTCTGGGGGCCTGTCACTTCTACCACTGAGTGGTGTGAGAAGAATTATGCACACTCTTCTTACATTGCTGAGTTTTTTAACACCATATCAAATATCCCTGGAATTCTCTTGGCACTCATTGGCCTTATAAATGCCTTGAGACAACGGTTTGAGAAAAGATTTAGTGTTCTTCATATATCTAATATGATACTTGCCATTGGAAGCATGCTGTTCCATGCCACTTTGCAACATGT GCAACAACAAAGTGATGAGACACCAATGGTATGGGAAATGCTCCTATATTTCTACATATTGTACTCACCAGATTGGCACTACCGGAGTACAATGCCCACTTTCTTGTTCCTCTATGGTGCTGTATTTGCTATTGTCCACTCACTCGTTCGTTTTGGGATTGCCTTCAAG GTACATTATGTGATACTTTGTCTTCTTTGCACCCCTCGGATGTACAAGTACTACATCCACACGGAAGACTTGTCTGCAAAGCGGCTTGCAAAGTTATATTTGATAACCATATCTTTGGGGAGTTTTTGCTGGCTTTTTGATCGTTTGTTTTGTGAAGAAGTTTCTCATGGGTATTTCAACCCCCAGGGTCATGCTTTATGGCATGTCCTTATGGGTTTCAATTCTTACTATGCGAACACATTCTTAATGTTTTGTCGTGCTCAGCAATTGGGACAGAATCCAAAAGTTGTCCACTTCATGGGGGTTTTCCCATACGTGAAGATTCAGAAACCAAAGACTCAGTAA